CGCGTGCCGTCCGGGTCGCGGGCGTCGGGCCACACCTCGGCCAGAGGTTCCAGGACGAACCGGCGCTGCCGGTAGCGAGGATGGGGAACCTCGACGGATGGCGTGCGGACGGTGCGGTCGCCGTACAGGATCAGGTCGAGGTCGATGAGCCGGGGACCCCATCGCGGCC
This genomic window from bacterium contains:
- the folK gene encoding 2-amino-4-hydroxy-6-hydroxymethyldihydropteridine diphosphokinase: PRWGPRLIDLDLILYGDRTVRTPSVEVPHPRYRQRRFVLEPLAEVWPDARDPDGTRVADLLEAVSDQMVAPVTVRRWPHAGLFSRSADAPN